The following proteins come from a genomic window of Mustela lutreola isolate mMusLut2 chromosome 6, mMusLut2.pri, whole genome shotgun sequence:
- the LOC131834457 gene encoding sterile alpha motif domain-containing protein 1-like translates to MGSSLRICVECLKGLGWLRSAWICRCTLGILAGKRRGREMSLRGSRGERRGGEEGRVGMRLQGGGATGKRRGKSGQKTYAEGQRLGLAGIGRHRRGERRSHAGATEQLRHRATAPPDPPSSCATERRSPSASAGRGPGRLGFAPGLASSLPAGARGCSRSAVPARPQNAPLAAFSTAPLLPPPPSWPDPKPTSTAAPQVPAPVTGPRRPLPSPRARDHLSASASAGAARGRRGDGGRRWANPQALPGPAARGDPATERAGGARGPPEASETDSESKGVQTAGKEGRTER, encoded by the exons ATGGGAAGTTCTCTACGAATTTGTGTGGAATGCCTGAAAGGATTAGGGTGGCTGAGAAGTGCTTGGATTTGCCGCTGCACACTGGGGATTTTAGCAGGAAAGAGGAGAGGTAGGGAGATGTCATTGCGCGGATCCcgaggagagagaaggggtggggaagaagggcGGGTGGGAATGCGGCTGCAGGGCGGCGGGGCGACGGGGAAGAGGCGTGGGAAGAGCGGACAGAAGACCTACGCGGAGGGCCAGCGGCTGGGGCTAGCGGGGATCGGGAGGCACCGGCGGGGAGAGCGGCGCAGTCACGCCGGCGCCACCGAGCAGCTGCGCCACCGTGCAACTGCGCCACCGGACCCACCGAGCAGCTGCGCCACCGAGCGCCGGTCTCCGTCTGCGTCAGCAGGGAGAGGGCCGGGCCGGCTCGGTTTCGCTCCCGGCCTGGCGTCCAGTCTCCCGGCCGGAGCGCGGGGGTGCTCACGGTCCGCCGTCCCCGCCCGGCCCCAGAACGCCCCACTTGCCGCCTTCAGCACTGCGCCGCTCCTCCCGCCGCCGCCCTCCTGGCCGGATCCCAAGCCGACCTCTACAGCCGCGCCGCAGGTCCCCGCTCCGGTGACTGGTCCCCGcaggcctctgccctcccccagggCCCGAGACCACCTCTCGGCTTCCGCCTCTGCGGGGGCGGCGCGGGGGCGGCGCGGGGACGGGGGGCGGCGCTGGGCAAACCCCCAGGCGCTCCCCGGCCCAGCCGCGCGAGGGGACCCTGCAACCGAAAGGGCTGGAGGCGCCCGCGGTCCGCCAGAGGCCTCCGAAACCGATTCAGAAAGCAAAGGCGTTCAAACTGCAG ggaaggaaggaagaacagagagGTGA